Proteins encoded within one genomic window of Clupea harengus chromosome 10, Ch_v2.0.2, whole genome shotgun sequence:
- the ddr2a gene encoding discoidin domain-containing receptor 2 isoform X1, whose amino-acid sequence MKTWCLFGMKRPWKTQLPPLFLLYLLGAVRTQVNPGVCRYPLGMSGGLIQDEDISASSQWSESTAARYGRLDFEDGDGAWCPEITVEPDSLKEFLQIDLRSLHFITLVGTQGRHAGGMGNEFAQMYKIKYSRDGSRWISWRNRQGKQVIEGNRNAYDIVLKDLEPPIIARFVRFMPVIDHSMNVCMRVELYGCEWLDGLVSYNAPASQHTMLNDLQVYLNDSVYDGAVGYSMTEGLGQLTDGQSGLDDFTLSHVYNVWPGYDYVGWTNESFPNGYVEIMFEFDRTRNFTTMKVHCNNMFKWHVKTFQKVTCYFRSSESDWEPSPVSFSPVMDDVNPSARFVTVSLYNHMASAIKCQYYFSDVWMMFSEITFQSDTAMYNTTLAPPKTGPPTSTQPGDDPTHKVDDSNTRILIGCLVAIIFILVVIIVIILWRQVWQKMLEKASRRMLDDELTASLSIQSETFTYNNNNDPSSAPSEQESNSTYERIFPMGPDYQEPSRLIRKLPEFSQPTEEAASTSTATKSPPTNPSSQDGVPHYAEADIVNLQGVTGGNTYAVPALTMDLLSGKDVAVEEFPRKLLTFKEKLGEGQFGEVHLCEAEGMQDFMDADFSFDISEKQPVLVAVKMLRADANKNARNDFLKEIKIMSRLKDPNIIRLLAVCICSDPLCMITEYMENGDLNQFLSRHEPEGQIALLSNAPTVSYSNLLYMATQIASGMKYLSSLNFVHRDLATRNCLVGKNYTIKIADFGMSRNLYSGDYYRIQGRAVLPIRWMSWESILLGKFTTASDVWAFGVTLWETLTFCKEQPYSQLSDEQVIENTGEFFRDQKRQIYLPQPAMCPDPLYKLMLSCWRRNTKERPSFQEIHCILLECRV is encoded by the exons ATGAAGACTTGGTGTCTGTTCGGGATGAAGCGCCCATGGAAAACCCAGCTTCCgcctctctttctgctttaTCTGTTGGGAGCTGTGAGGACTCAAGTCAACCCAG GTGTGTGTCGGTACCCACTGGGCATGTCTGGAGGGCTGATCCAGGATGAAGACATCTCCGCCTCCAGCCAGTGGTCAGAATCAACGGCAGCCAGATATGGCAG gctggACTTTGAGGATGGAGATGGTGCATGGTGTCCTGAGATCACAGTGGAACCGGACAGCCTAAAGGAGTTCCTGCAGATCGACCTGCGCTCGCTGCACTTCATCACGCTGGTGGGCACGCAGGGGCGGCACGCGGGCGGCATGGGCAACGAGTTCGCCCAGATGTACAAGATCAAGTACAGCCGCGACGGGAGCCGCTGGATCTCCTGGAGGAACAGACAGGGAAAGCAG GTGATTGAGGGGAACAGAAATGCGTATGACATTGTGCTGAAGGACCTGGAGCCCCCGATCATCGCTCGATTCGTGCGCTTCATGCCCGTCATCGACCACTCCATGAACGTCTGCATGAGGGTGGAGCTTTATGGCTGTGAATGGCTGG ATGGCTTGGTGTCATATAATGCCCCAGCTAGCCAGCACACGATGCTTAACGACCTGCAAGTTTACCTCAATGACTCTGTGTATGATGGAGCTGTAGGCTACAG catgacAGAGGGATTGGGCCAGCTGACTGATGGGCAAAGCGGTCTAGATGATTTCACCCTCAGCCACGTCTACAACGTGTGGCCTGGTTATGACTACGTGGGCTGGACCAATGAAAGCTTCCCCAATGGTTATGTGGAGATCATGTTTGAGTTTGACCGCACGCGCAACTTCACCACGATGAAG GTTCACTGCAACAACATGTTCAAGTGGCACGTGAAGACCTTCCAGAAGGTGACGTGTTACTTCCGCTCTTCCGAGTCCGACTGGGAGCCCTCGCCGGTGTCCTTCAGCCCCGTGATGGACGACGTCAACCCCAGCGCCCGCTTCGTCACCGTCTCGCTCTACAACCACATGGCCAGCGCCATCAAATGCCAGTACTACTTCTCTGACGTGTGGATGATGTTCAGTGAGATCACCTTCCAGTCAG ATACTGCCATGTACAATACAACTCTGGCTCCTCCTAAGACTGGCCCACCCACTAGCACCCAACCAG GGGATGACCCCACTCATAAAGTAGATGATAGCAACACAAGGATTCTCATTGGCTGTCTGGTggccatcatcttcatcttagTGGTCATCATAGTTATCATTCTGTGGAGACAAGTTTGGCAAAAGATGTTGGAGAAG GCCTCTCGGAGGATGCTGGACGATGAACTAACTGCTAGTCTGTCAATACAGAGTGAGACGTTcacctacaacaacaacaacgacccCTCCTCCGCACCGAGCGAGCAGGAGTCCAACTCCACCTATGAGCGCATCTTTCCTATGGGGCCCGACTACCAGGAGCCCTCTCGTCTCATCCGCAAACTGCCAGAATTTTCCCAGCCCACAGAGGAGGCTG CCTCTACCAGCACTGCGACAAAATCCCCCCCGACCAACCCTTCCAGTCAGGACGGAGTGCCTCATTACGCCGAGGCCGACATCGTCAACCTACAGGGGGTAACCGGGGGCAACACCTATGCTGTGCCTGCGTTGACGATGGACCTGTTGTCAGGGAAGGATGTGGCAGTGGAGGAGTTCCCACGCAAGCTGCTGACCTTCAAAGAGAAGCTGGGGGAGGGCCAGTTTGGAGAG GTCCATCTGTGTGAGGCAGAGGGCATGCAGGACTTCATGGACGCGGACTTCTCATTTGACATCAGTGAAAAGCAGCCTGTACTGGTAGCTGTCAAGATGCTGAGGGCAGATGCCAATAAAAATGCCAG GAACGACTTCCTGAAAGAGATAAAGATCATGTCAAGGTTGAAAGACCCCAACATCATTCGTCTGCTGGCCGTGTGCATCTGCAGTGACCCGCTGTGCATGATCACAGAGTACATGGAGAATGGAGACCTCAATCAATTCCTGTCCCGTCATGAACCAGAAGGCCAGATTGCCTTGCTCAGCAACGCCCCCACTGTCAG TTACAGTAATCTGCTGTACATGGCCACTCAGATCGCCTCAGGGATGAAATATCTCTCCTCGCTCAATTTCGTACATCGCGATCTGGCCACCCGCAACTGCCTTGTGGGCAAGAACTACACCATCAAGATTGCTGACTTCGGCATGAGCCGGAACCTGTACAGCGGGGATTACTATCGTATCCAGGGCCGAGCCGTGCTGCCTATACGCTGGATGTCCTGGGAGAGCATCCTGCTG GGAAAGTTCACCACAGCCAGTGATGTGTGGGCCTTTGGGGTGACGCTTTGGGAGACGCTGACCTTTTGCAAAGAGCAGCCTTACTCCCAGCTCTCCGATGAGCAGGTGATCGAGAACACCGGAGAGTTCTTCAGAGACCAAAAACGCCAG ATCTACTTACCACAACCAGCCATGTGTCCAGATCCACTCTACAAGCTCATGTTGAGTTGCTGGCGCAGGAACACCAAGGAGCGTCCTTCTTTCCAGGAAATCCATTGCATTCTTCTGGAATGCCGGGTTTAG
- the ddr2a gene encoding discoidin domain-containing receptor 2 isoform X2, with the protein MKTWCLFGMKRPWKTQLPPLFLLYLLGAVRTQVNPGVCRYPLGMSGGLIQDEDISASSQWSESTAARYGRLDFEDGDGAWCPEITVEPDSLKEFLQIDLRSLHFITLVGTQGRHAGGMGNEFAQMYKIKYSRDGSRWISWRNRQGKQVIEGNRNAYDIVLKDLEPPIIARFVRFMPVIDHSMNVCMRVELYGCEWLDGLVSYNAPASQHTMLNDLQVYLNDSVYDGAVGYSMTEGLGQLTDGQSGLDDFTLSHVYNVWPGYDYVGWTNESFPNGYVEIMFEFDRTRNFTTMKVHCNNMFKWHVKTFQKVTCYFRSSESDWEPSPVSFSPVMDDVNPSARFVTVSLYNHMASAIKCQYYFSDVWMMFSEITFQSDTAMYNTTLAPPKTGPPTSTQPGDDPTHKVDDSNTRILIGCLVAIIFILVVIIVIILWRQVWQKMLEKSETFTYNNNNDPSSAPSEQESNSTYERIFPMGPDYQEPSRLIRKLPEFSQPTEEAASTSTATKSPPTNPSSQDGVPHYAEADIVNLQGVTGGNTYAVPALTMDLLSGKDVAVEEFPRKLLTFKEKLGEGQFGEVHLCEAEGMQDFMDADFSFDISEKQPVLVAVKMLRADANKNARNDFLKEIKIMSRLKDPNIIRLLAVCICSDPLCMITEYMENGDLNQFLSRHEPEGQIALLSNAPTVSYSNLLYMATQIASGMKYLSSLNFVHRDLATRNCLVGKNYTIKIADFGMSRNLYSGDYYRIQGRAVLPIRWMSWESILLGKFTTASDVWAFGVTLWETLTFCKEQPYSQLSDEQVIENTGEFFRDQKRQIYLPQPAMCPDPLYKLMLSCWRRNTKERPSFQEIHCILLECRV; encoded by the exons ATGAAGACTTGGTGTCTGTTCGGGATGAAGCGCCCATGGAAAACCCAGCTTCCgcctctctttctgctttaTCTGTTGGGAGCTGTGAGGACTCAAGTCAACCCAG GTGTGTGTCGGTACCCACTGGGCATGTCTGGAGGGCTGATCCAGGATGAAGACATCTCCGCCTCCAGCCAGTGGTCAGAATCAACGGCAGCCAGATATGGCAG gctggACTTTGAGGATGGAGATGGTGCATGGTGTCCTGAGATCACAGTGGAACCGGACAGCCTAAAGGAGTTCCTGCAGATCGACCTGCGCTCGCTGCACTTCATCACGCTGGTGGGCACGCAGGGGCGGCACGCGGGCGGCATGGGCAACGAGTTCGCCCAGATGTACAAGATCAAGTACAGCCGCGACGGGAGCCGCTGGATCTCCTGGAGGAACAGACAGGGAAAGCAG GTGATTGAGGGGAACAGAAATGCGTATGACATTGTGCTGAAGGACCTGGAGCCCCCGATCATCGCTCGATTCGTGCGCTTCATGCCCGTCATCGACCACTCCATGAACGTCTGCATGAGGGTGGAGCTTTATGGCTGTGAATGGCTGG ATGGCTTGGTGTCATATAATGCCCCAGCTAGCCAGCACACGATGCTTAACGACCTGCAAGTTTACCTCAATGACTCTGTGTATGATGGAGCTGTAGGCTACAG catgacAGAGGGATTGGGCCAGCTGACTGATGGGCAAAGCGGTCTAGATGATTTCACCCTCAGCCACGTCTACAACGTGTGGCCTGGTTATGACTACGTGGGCTGGACCAATGAAAGCTTCCCCAATGGTTATGTGGAGATCATGTTTGAGTTTGACCGCACGCGCAACTTCACCACGATGAAG GTTCACTGCAACAACATGTTCAAGTGGCACGTGAAGACCTTCCAGAAGGTGACGTGTTACTTCCGCTCTTCCGAGTCCGACTGGGAGCCCTCGCCGGTGTCCTTCAGCCCCGTGATGGACGACGTCAACCCCAGCGCCCGCTTCGTCACCGTCTCGCTCTACAACCACATGGCCAGCGCCATCAAATGCCAGTACTACTTCTCTGACGTGTGGATGATGTTCAGTGAGATCACCTTCCAGTCAG ATACTGCCATGTACAATACAACTCTGGCTCCTCCTAAGACTGGCCCACCCACTAGCACCCAACCAG GGGATGACCCCACTCATAAAGTAGATGATAGCAACACAAGGATTCTCATTGGCTGTCTGGTggccatcatcttcatcttagTGGTCATCATAGTTATCATTCTGTGGAGACAAGTTTGGCAAAAGATGTTGGAGAAG AGTGAGACGTTcacctacaacaacaacaacgacccCTCCTCCGCACCGAGCGAGCAGGAGTCCAACTCCACCTATGAGCGCATCTTTCCTATGGGGCCCGACTACCAGGAGCCCTCTCGTCTCATCCGCAAACTGCCAGAATTTTCCCAGCCCACAGAGGAGGCTG CCTCTACCAGCACTGCGACAAAATCCCCCCCGACCAACCCTTCCAGTCAGGACGGAGTGCCTCATTACGCCGAGGCCGACATCGTCAACCTACAGGGGGTAACCGGGGGCAACACCTATGCTGTGCCTGCGTTGACGATGGACCTGTTGTCAGGGAAGGATGTGGCAGTGGAGGAGTTCCCACGCAAGCTGCTGACCTTCAAAGAGAAGCTGGGGGAGGGCCAGTTTGGAGAG GTCCATCTGTGTGAGGCAGAGGGCATGCAGGACTTCATGGACGCGGACTTCTCATTTGACATCAGTGAAAAGCAGCCTGTACTGGTAGCTGTCAAGATGCTGAGGGCAGATGCCAATAAAAATGCCAG GAACGACTTCCTGAAAGAGATAAAGATCATGTCAAGGTTGAAAGACCCCAACATCATTCGTCTGCTGGCCGTGTGCATCTGCAGTGACCCGCTGTGCATGATCACAGAGTACATGGAGAATGGAGACCTCAATCAATTCCTGTCCCGTCATGAACCAGAAGGCCAGATTGCCTTGCTCAGCAACGCCCCCACTGTCAG TTACAGTAATCTGCTGTACATGGCCACTCAGATCGCCTCAGGGATGAAATATCTCTCCTCGCTCAATTTCGTACATCGCGATCTGGCCACCCGCAACTGCCTTGTGGGCAAGAACTACACCATCAAGATTGCTGACTTCGGCATGAGCCGGAACCTGTACAGCGGGGATTACTATCGTATCCAGGGCCGAGCCGTGCTGCCTATACGCTGGATGTCCTGGGAGAGCATCCTGCTG GGAAAGTTCACCACAGCCAGTGATGTGTGGGCCTTTGGGGTGACGCTTTGGGAGACGCTGACCTTTTGCAAAGAGCAGCCTTACTCCCAGCTCTCCGATGAGCAGGTGATCGAGAACACCGGAGAGTTCTTCAGAGACCAAAAACGCCAG ATCTACTTACCACAACCAGCCATGTGTCCAGATCCACTCTACAAGCTCATGTTGAGTTGCTGGCGCAGGAACACCAAGGAGCGTCCTTCTTTCCAGGAAATCCATTGCATTCTTCTGGAATGCCGGGTTTAG
- the ddr2a gene encoding discoidin domain-containing receptor 2 isoform X3 yields MKTWCLFGMKRPWKTQLPPLFLLYLLGAVRTQVNPGVCRYPLGMSGGLIQDEDISASSQWSESTAARYGRLDFEDGDGAWCPEITVEPDSLKEFLQIDLRSLHFITLVGTQGRHAGGMGNEFAQMYKIKYSRDGSRWISWRNRQGKQVIEGNRNAYDIVLKDLEPPIIARFVRFMPVIDHSMNVCMRVELYGCEWLDGLVSYNAPASQHTMLNDLQVYLNDSVYDGAVGYSMTEGLGQLTDGQSGLDDFTLSHVYNVWPGYDYVGWTNESFPNGYVEIMFEFDRTRNFTTMKVHCNNMFKWHVKTFQKVTCYFRSSESDWEPSPVSFSPVMDDVNPSARFVTVSLYNHMASAIKCQYYFSDVWMMFSEITFQSDTAMYNTTLAPPKTGPPTSTQPDDSNTRILIGCLVAIIFILVVIIVIILWRQVWQKMLEKSETFTYNNNNDPSSAPSEQESNSTYERIFPMGPDYQEPSRLIRKLPEFSQPTEEAASTSTATKSPPTNPSSQDGVPHYAEADIVNLQGVTGGNTYAVPALTMDLLSGKDVAVEEFPRKLLTFKEKLGEGQFGEVHLCEAEGMQDFMDADFSFDISEKQPVLVAVKMLRADANKNARNDFLKEIKIMSRLKDPNIIRLLAVCICSDPLCMITEYMENGDLNQFLSRHEPEGQIALLSNAPTVSYSNLLYMATQIASGMKYLSSLNFVHRDLATRNCLVGKNYTIKIADFGMSRNLYSGDYYRIQGRAVLPIRWMSWESILLGKFTTASDVWAFGVTLWETLTFCKEQPYSQLSDEQVIENTGEFFRDQKRQIYLPQPAMCPDPLYKLMLSCWRRNTKERPSFQEIHCILLECRV; encoded by the exons ATGAAGACTTGGTGTCTGTTCGGGATGAAGCGCCCATGGAAAACCCAGCTTCCgcctctctttctgctttaTCTGTTGGGAGCTGTGAGGACTCAAGTCAACCCAG GTGTGTGTCGGTACCCACTGGGCATGTCTGGAGGGCTGATCCAGGATGAAGACATCTCCGCCTCCAGCCAGTGGTCAGAATCAACGGCAGCCAGATATGGCAG gctggACTTTGAGGATGGAGATGGTGCATGGTGTCCTGAGATCACAGTGGAACCGGACAGCCTAAAGGAGTTCCTGCAGATCGACCTGCGCTCGCTGCACTTCATCACGCTGGTGGGCACGCAGGGGCGGCACGCGGGCGGCATGGGCAACGAGTTCGCCCAGATGTACAAGATCAAGTACAGCCGCGACGGGAGCCGCTGGATCTCCTGGAGGAACAGACAGGGAAAGCAG GTGATTGAGGGGAACAGAAATGCGTATGACATTGTGCTGAAGGACCTGGAGCCCCCGATCATCGCTCGATTCGTGCGCTTCATGCCCGTCATCGACCACTCCATGAACGTCTGCATGAGGGTGGAGCTTTATGGCTGTGAATGGCTGG ATGGCTTGGTGTCATATAATGCCCCAGCTAGCCAGCACACGATGCTTAACGACCTGCAAGTTTACCTCAATGACTCTGTGTATGATGGAGCTGTAGGCTACAG catgacAGAGGGATTGGGCCAGCTGACTGATGGGCAAAGCGGTCTAGATGATTTCACCCTCAGCCACGTCTACAACGTGTGGCCTGGTTATGACTACGTGGGCTGGACCAATGAAAGCTTCCCCAATGGTTATGTGGAGATCATGTTTGAGTTTGACCGCACGCGCAACTTCACCACGATGAAG GTTCACTGCAACAACATGTTCAAGTGGCACGTGAAGACCTTCCAGAAGGTGACGTGTTACTTCCGCTCTTCCGAGTCCGACTGGGAGCCCTCGCCGGTGTCCTTCAGCCCCGTGATGGACGACGTCAACCCCAGCGCCCGCTTCGTCACCGTCTCGCTCTACAACCACATGGCCAGCGCCATCAAATGCCAGTACTACTTCTCTGACGTGTGGATGATGTTCAGTGAGATCACCTTCCAGTCAG ATACTGCCATGTACAATACAACTCTGGCTCCTCCTAAGACTGGCCCACCCACTAGCACCCAACCAG ATGATAGCAACACAAGGATTCTCATTGGCTGTCTGGTggccatcatcttcatcttagTGGTCATCATAGTTATCATTCTGTGGAGACAAGTTTGGCAAAAGATGTTGGAGAAG AGTGAGACGTTcacctacaacaacaacaacgacccCTCCTCCGCACCGAGCGAGCAGGAGTCCAACTCCACCTATGAGCGCATCTTTCCTATGGGGCCCGACTACCAGGAGCCCTCTCGTCTCATCCGCAAACTGCCAGAATTTTCCCAGCCCACAGAGGAGGCTG CCTCTACCAGCACTGCGACAAAATCCCCCCCGACCAACCCTTCCAGTCAGGACGGAGTGCCTCATTACGCCGAGGCCGACATCGTCAACCTACAGGGGGTAACCGGGGGCAACACCTATGCTGTGCCTGCGTTGACGATGGACCTGTTGTCAGGGAAGGATGTGGCAGTGGAGGAGTTCCCACGCAAGCTGCTGACCTTCAAAGAGAAGCTGGGGGAGGGCCAGTTTGGAGAG GTCCATCTGTGTGAGGCAGAGGGCATGCAGGACTTCATGGACGCGGACTTCTCATTTGACATCAGTGAAAAGCAGCCTGTACTGGTAGCTGTCAAGATGCTGAGGGCAGATGCCAATAAAAATGCCAG GAACGACTTCCTGAAAGAGATAAAGATCATGTCAAGGTTGAAAGACCCCAACATCATTCGTCTGCTGGCCGTGTGCATCTGCAGTGACCCGCTGTGCATGATCACAGAGTACATGGAGAATGGAGACCTCAATCAATTCCTGTCCCGTCATGAACCAGAAGGCCAGATTGCCTTGCTCAGCAACGCCCCCACTGTCAG TTACAGTAATCTGCTGTACATGGCCACTCAGATCGCCTCAGGGATGAAATATCTCTCCTCGCTCAATTTCGTACATCGCGATCTGGCCACCCGCAACTGCCTTGTGGGCAAGAACTACACCATCAAGATTGCTGACTTCGGCATGAGCCGGAACCTGTACAGCGGGGATTACTATCGTATCCAGGGCCGAGCCGTGCTGCCTATACGCTGGATGTCCTGGGAGAGCATCCTGCTG GGAAAGTTCACCACAGCCAGTGATGTGTGGGCCTTTGGGGTGACGCTTTGGGAGACGCTGACCTTTTGCAAAGAGCAGCCTTACTCCCAGCTCTCCGATGAGCAGGTGATCGAGAACACCGGAGAGTTCTTCAGAGACCAAAAACGCCAG ATCTACTTACCACAACCAGCCATGTGTCCAGATCCACTCTACAAGCTCATGTTGAGTTGCTGGCGCAGGAACACCAAGGAGCGTCCTTCTTTCCAGGAAATCCATTGCATTCTTCTGGAATGCCGGGTTTAG